The following DNA comes from Neosynechococcus sphagnicola sy1.
CAGTAAATCCGAGAGCTTTACCTGGTTGAGGTGGGCTATATCCGTTTCCCAGGTGCCCCGACCCATCCACAGCAGCAGTTTCTTAATCCGCCCAACCCATTCGCTGCGCTCCAACTCGGCAGCAATTTCTGTATAGGGATTGCGCTCTAGGAGGGCTGGCTGCGGATACAAGGGCTCCACCTGATACAAGATCCAGCTGGCGATGGGGAAGTATTCTGCCTGTTTGTTGAGTCCGCCGACGATGTCGTAGAGCAGAGTTTGGAGGTGAATCAGCGTCGGGGCTGCATAGAGTAACTGGGGCAGCAGTTCTTGGAGTTGCAGTTGCCCTAGTTTGATCGGGTCGGGTTCCCAAATATTGCGGCAAGCGTAGAGCAACAATTTCTTGACGCGCAATCGGTGTTCAGTATGACTCAGATTTTGGGCAATTTCCCGATACAAACTCTGGGGCAAATCAGGGGGGCCGGGATAGGTATCCCCCGCCGCTTGTAGCGATCGCTGCTCAGGAAGCAGTGGCGGGGCTGGCGATGTCATCGGAGCTAAGCTGGGAGGAAGGTCCGCAGAGCCGGTTGGCAGAATTAAGTATATTGGCAACGCGTCACAAAAGTTTTTCAGCTGCCGCTCACCCAAATAGCTGACGGGCAAGTCAAGATTCCACTTGACAACCTCATAGAGAGTTTGGGAGATGCAAATTCCCCCTGGACTGGCTTCTTCTTGTAAACGGGATGCAATGTTCACCCCATTGCCAATCACGTCCGAACCATTGAAATAGACATCCCCTAGGTGAATGCCAATTCGATGGCTGAGAACTTCTTCCGGTGGCAGTTGGGTGGCGGTCTGCGCCAGAGTTTTTTGAATTTCAATCGCACAGTTAACGGCATTAACCGCGCTGGTAAAACACATTAATAAACTGTCACCAATCGTTTTGAGAACTTGACCTTCATATTGGTGGCACAGACGGTTCATCATCAGAAAATCACGATGAATCGAGTTAAAAGTGCCGGATTCATCCGCAGACATCCGCAGA
Coding sequences within:
- a CDS encoding adenylate/guanylate cyclase domain-containing protein produces the protein MHPEAVTPNFKGKRTLAAVVFTDAVSFSLRMSADESGTFNSIHRDFLMMNRLCHQYEGQVLKTIGDSLLMCFTSAVNAVNCAIEIQKTLAQTATQLPPEEVLSHRIGIHLGDVYFNGSDVIGNGVNIASRLQEEASPGGICISQTLYEVVKWNLDLPVSYLGERQLKNFCDALPIYLILPTGSADLPPSLAPMTSPAPPLLPEQRSLQAAGDTYPGPPDLPQSLYREIAQNLSHTEHRLRVKKLLLYACRNIWEPDPIKLGQLQLQELLPQLLYAAPTLIHLQTLLYDIVGGLNKQAEYFPIASWILYQVEPLYPQPALLERNPYTEIAAELERSEWVGRIKKLLLWMGRGTWETDIAHLNQVKLSDLLSELVESAPTLAHLCSALENAASSLNKPAEYEQVANLIQRHLEPLYVSAAELTCHPWSQSLPDVVSGAEKPSAIPLAPPPRPQLPPPPSWGTHRFDLRLEVMKHTNPLRAKILLVAVLYPPLSANDPYGAAIAQHKLEDLLQTLLGNCGTTTEIESILSKAAVTLEPRDEYTQVAGAIAHSMRLYYP